Genomic window (Sediminispirochaeta smaragdinae DSM 11293):
AGCCCCATATAAAGGGAACGGCCCCAATCCACTATGAAACGTTTTCGTGTCATATACCATCCAAAAACCGCTTTTTTATCCCCTAACTCACCATACCAGTTTGCCAGACCGGAAAGAAAATCAGGCAAACGTTCTAAGAGTGCCAAGGTCCCGACGGCTGCCGCAAAAAAAACAAACAGCCCCAAAAGCATTATGAGGCTTTGAAGCAATCGTCGCCCCAAAGGCTTGGAGCGAAAGAAAAAAGGCGGAATGCAGAGAGCAAGTACGAAAGCAAGATTTACGATTTTTATTCCTGTAGCCATCCCGATGATCATTCCCGACAGAAATAAATAGGACATATTACGTTCTGTATTCGATGAACGAAGCAACAGATAGAGCAGAATCGAGGCTGTTACCATCGTAAGCATATCAGGAACTGAAAAGAAGCAAGACCCTCCAAAGAAAAAGATACCGCCCACCCATATCCCAATGATAATAGCCTCAGGAGAAGCAATATCTCTGTTTACAGAGAAAGAAACAATAACGATACAAACGTACCCAGCCAGAATTGCTACTATGAAAGCAATGGTGTATGCAACAGGAGAAAGATTTGCCATTCCGGTTCCTATCATCCAAAGGAAAGGAAAAACCGGCTCATAATGTACGCCCGGCAATGTCGAACCCCTTATCACCCAGCAGAAAAGCATAAGTAGGGGAAGAATGGCTAAAGAGTAATACGCTAAGCGATTCGATTTAATAACTGATTTTTGCATTATTCTTTTTTGCTCCACACTCAATAAGCAAATTTTCCCATTGTGCATCTATCTTATGCTCATCAAACCGGCCAACAGATTTTTTTCCTGCAAAAGCAAGCCTTTCCCTTTTCTTATGATCTTTGATAATACGTTCCAACGAAACGGCAAGCTTTTCTGTATCTAATTCAGGAACCAAGATACCATTTATCTCATGTTCAATGATCTCCCCAGGCCCGTATGGGCAGTCGAAACTTACAACGGGCAGCCCACATGCCATTGCTTCAATTAATACATTTCCGAATGCTTCAGACCGTGAAGAAAGCACATACAAATCACAGGCACGAAAATAATCATAAATGTTTTTTTTCCGTCCAGGCATAGCAATTCTATGTGTTAATCCCTCTTTTTCAATCAGTTTTAAGAGTTTTTCTCGCTGTTCGCCATCACCTAAAATAAGCAGATTCCAACCGGTACATTTTTCTGCAATTTGTGCAAAAGATTTGATGAGGAGATCAAAGCCTTTTACCGGGTGCAGTCGCCCAGCAGAAACAATTATACCTTTGATATGGTCAGGATCCTGATACATCGTTTTTATGGTTGCTCGCGTATCTTCACATTCTTTTAGAGGGCGAGAAACCATAACAGAATTTGCTATAACATGTATTTTCTTTCTTGGTAGGATATGAGCCATATCATCCACAGCGGCCTTTGTCATGACTACAATTGCAGTAGCCTTGGAATAAAGCAACCTCCTCAATCCTCTTGCAAGAAAAGAGTTATCACTACGATTTACAATGCTTCGTTCAGATATAACAATCGGAATCCTTTTTAATGCCAAAATTGAAAGAATATTTGCTTTTAATAAGAACGAAAGAATACATTCCGGTTTATACTCAGTCGAAATGGTCCGTATTTGATGAATTATGTCAATATAGATATTAAACTTATACCATTTTCGTTTTTCAAATCCCAAATCAAATCTATTAATTTCAGGTGTAAGCGTATAGGCATCGTTTTTTTTTGATGTGAGGGTAATTACAACGACTTCATGTCCGTTTTTTTTTAAATACTCAATTATATGTATGAAGGTTCTTTCAGCTCCTCCTCCGGCAAAAGAGGGAATAATAGCAAGAATTCTCATCTCACCCCCTCAATTTCTTTCAGGATTTCTCCTAAACGAGAATCAAGATGGTCAAATGCATCTAAATATGCTTCAGCAGCATAACTGCTTATTTGCACATAATCATGGGGCCGATTGATGACTCTTTCTGCAGTGGCATATAAATCATGCCCCTCCCAGTCCACTGGGATATACGTTTTATTTGCTATATATACATTTGGCCAAGTAGTCACATGATCCATGTTAGGCTTAATCAAAATTGATCGGTTCAAGATAGCCTCAAAATCTCTAAAACAGATTTCGCCCCAGCCAAAGGGGCTAAATACGGCACGCACGTGCCGAAGTTCACGGTTATACGCTTTAAGAGAAATTCTTCCCTGGAGGAACAAAGGGCTGCCGGAGTAAACAGATTGATAAATCTTACGATGCTGGGCAACAGACTCGCGATCAAAATTCATCCCAAGGCGTGCACTTACCGCGTTGATAGTTTTTTTTGTCGGTCTGTATCGACGCGGATCATTATACATCTGCCGTATTCCATGCAGACCGAATATAGGATGCCAACGGCGTATAATGGCATTTCGTAATCGCATTTTGGGAAAGCAACCAACACCAAGGTTCCAAGAAAGGCGAAGTTTTCTCCGCTGGCCATCGTCTAATGCAGGCCGAATAGATTCCACGCTGTCGGAAACTTTATACTGGTGATGATAATAATCAGCATATATCCTTTTTCCGTAAACCGGGACTGCATAGTCTTCTATATTGCTACGAAGTTGCTTTTTGTAATAGAGATCAACGTAATCAAAAGCAATAGGATTCACTTCATCGGCACTGGCCGTATCATCAAAATAGATTATGCGTTTAAAACGATCTCGCAAGCGTTTCCAAATCTCTGTATTCTGAGCAATATCTCTTCGTTTAAAATAACGGATAAGAAGCAATGTTGGTTGTGTTGATTTATTCAGAATGTAATCAAGATCTTCCGTAAAATAAAATCTACTACGGTATCGTTTAGATCTCAATATCGGATATAGGCTATGAAGTAGCGTTATGTCATCACCCAAATAGAGTACACAAATATCGCTTTTCATTTACCTATTTTCCTGTAGAGTCGATAAAGCCGTGAATTATAAGAATTTTCCTGAACGACTACTCCACCGAATGCAGATTTAAAATTGCTGATTCCCTTTTTTTCGGGATCATTTGTATCTTTTGCGTAACCGCCGAAATCAAATACCTGGAGCCCCATTTCTTTAAAGTGTTGCATCTCTTTCCAATGCCCAAGCCTGTTTGCACGCCCAATAAGGTTTTGATCGAACTTTTCATTCAATCGAACGGAAGCTCCATATAAAAATCTAGCACGTTTTTCTTCGAGATCGATAAGGTAGGCATGGGTCACAACAACATCATCATGTAAAACCACTTCATATATATTGAGATGAGTTTTCTCTGCCGTCAACACGTTATCACGAAGAGTCGGAAGGCCCTTTTCTTGGGCAAAATTATTATAAAACCGTTGAAAAGCCTTTGTATCCTTTGTCTCTCGCCAGGAAAAATCATCCTTTTCGGCTCTCCGAAGCTGATATCGCATATTTTTATGCATGGCTTTAAGAATAATCTCTGTATCCAGCGTTAGGTCAATAAGTAAAGTGAAACGCCGATCACAGGAAAAAAGGAGAGAAGGCGGAACCGCATTTCCAAGATATTGTCGTAAGGAAGTAAATCCGAAGGCGTCACGATACGACCAAGAACGAGCAAACCATTTTCGGGTAAAGGTCATACCAACTTTCTTTCGTATCGTTTGTATCACTTCAACCTCCGTAGACAAGCCTTTACATTTCGACGTAAAAAAAATTTCCAAGTAAATAATATATCGATCAATCTCTTCCGTTGAGAAGCAGGTACTATATCTGAGACTGAAATAAACTGCTCAGCATGCTGTTTACAAAAATCTTCCAGACGATCGAACTCATCACCATTCATATTGTTCGGATGAAGGCAGATCGTCCAAACCCCACAATTTCGTTCAACAGGTCCCCATAGTTGCTGTGGAATCCAGCTAAAGCCTAAATACATAAACGGCTGCAAAGCAAGTCCATCGCTGATCACTCTTATTGGCGTTTCAGCCTTTAACGCCCGTAGCGTATCACGATCAAAGCCATGGGCCGGGGCGACCCACACGGTTGGAATTACACCCTTTTCAGCCAGAATCGAATATCCGGTACCGATCATTAGCTTCTGTTCTGATAGATCCTTACCGACAAACTCCGAACGACGGTTGATAGGCACAAGGCCTCCGAAAGACTGGTGCAATACATGCTGGTATCCATGAAGCGCAATATCCCATCCTCTATCCTTCCATCCCTTGACACGCGGCCAAAAGAAAGGGTCCTCCGCCTCTTTTGCAAGCTTGGGATCTCGATTGTCGGGAACCACCGCAACCAAAGGTTTAATGCCACAAGCATTAACAATTGTTTCAACTTTTCCCCATTTGCTTCGATCCATACAGGGATTTGCATCATCCAAACGAAGGATATACTGTGGTGTCTTATTTTTCATGTTTGCTAAACGCTCTTTTTATACGACGAAAAATACGAATCATTCCTCGAATAATACAGCCGGGGAACATGACAACAAGAAAGTAAAAACAATAACGAAA
Coding sequences:
- a CDS encoding glycosyltransferase family 39 protein, encoding MQKSVIKSNRLAYYSLAILPLLMLFCWVIRGSTLPGVHYEPVFPFLWMIGTGMANLSPVAYTIAFIVAILAGYVCIVIVSFSVNRDIASPEAIIIGIWVGGIFFFGGSCFFSVPDMLTMVTASILLYLLLRSSNTERNMSYLFLSGMIIGMATGIKIVNLAFVLALCIPPFFFRSKPLGRRLLQSLIMLLGLFVFFAAAVGTLALLERLPDFLSGLANWYGELGDKKAVFGWYMTRKRFIVDWGRSLYMGLAFCLGITGVGFLADRLPRRVFIPFFIFLLAALGLAMNEFHIIYADTLLGFALVLFCFTLIAETRHHPEYRRLLAVLGVFFLLVLSIWSTRDNKYALSGMMLFFPSMISIIENRAPMRFTSDTYAGDLSGHVTCILSEQWFKSVYGYVLIFFLVGHMMLFVKGGTICH
- a CDS encoding glycosyltransferase, with amino-acid sequence MRILAIIPSFAGGGAERTFIHIIEYLKKNGHEVVVITLTSKKNDAYTLTPEINRFDLGFEKRKWYKFNIYIDIIHQIRTISTEYKPECILSFLLKANILSILALKRIPIVISERSIVNRSDNSFLARGLRRLLYSKATAIVVMTKAAVDDMAHILPRKKIHVIANSVMVSRPLKECEDTRATIKTMYQDPDHIKGIIVSAGRLHPVKGFDLLIKSFAQIAEKCTGWNLLILGDGEQREKLLKLIEKEGLTHRIAMPGRKKNIYDYFRACDLYVLSSRSEAFGNVLIEAMACGLPVVSFDCPYGPGEIIEHEINGILVPELDTEKLAVSLERIIKDHKKRERLAFAGKKSVGRFDEHKIDAQWENLLIECGAKKNNAKISY
- a CDS encoding peptidoglycan bridge formation glycyltransferase FemA/FemB family protein, translating into MIQTIRKKVGMTFTRKWFARSWSYRDAFGFTSLRQYLGNAVPPSLLFSCDRRFTLLIDLTLDTEIILKAMHKNMRYQLRRAEKDDFSWRETKDTKAFQRFYNNFAQEKGLPTLRDNVLTAEKTHLNIYEVVLHDDVVVTHAYLIDLEEKRARFLYGASVRLNEKFDQNLIGRANRLGHWKEMQHFKEMGLQVFDFGGYAKDTNDPEKKGISNFKSAFGGVVVQENSYNSRLYRLYRKIGK
- a CDS encoding DUF2334 domain-containing protein, giving the protein MKNKTPQYILRLDDANPCMDRSKWGKVETIVNACGIKPLVAVVPDNRDPKLAKEAEDPFFWPRVKGWKDRGWDIALHGYQHVLHQSFGGLVPINRRSEFVGKDLSEQKLMIGTGYSILAEKGVIPTVWVAPAHGFDRDTLRALKAETPIRVISDGLALQPFMYLGFSWIPQQLWGPVERNCGVWTICLHPNNMNGDEFDRLEDFCKQHAEQFISVSDIVPASQRKRLIDILFTWKFFLRRNVKACLRRLK